GATGAGCCCCGCGTCGGAAGTGGAATGGTGGGGCGCCCGGAAGGGGCGCCGCCGGAGAAGCGACGAGCCGGGCGGCAGGAGACCGGCCACGGAGTAGACGCGGGTCACGTCGAGCGCCTCCTCCCTGTCCAGTTCCGGCAGGATCGACGGGAGGCGCCGCGCGATCATCGTCTTCCCCGACCCCGGAGGACCGATGAAGATCAGGTTGTGGCCGCCCGCGGCGGCGACCTCGAGCGCCCTCTTCGCCTGCTCCTGGCCGCGCACCTCCTCCAGATCGGGCCCGATTCCCTCTTCCGCATCGTCGCCGTTCGGCCCGGCGGTGAAGGGTTCGGAGGCGTCCGGGGCGAGAAGGAGGTCCACCGCCCCCCGGAGCGATTCGACGGGGCGCACCTCCAGGCCGTCCACGATCGCCGCCTCTTCCGCGTTCTCTCTGGGAAGAAGGATAGAGCGGAGCCCGGCGCGACGCGCGCGAATCGCCATGGGGAGCACCCCACGAATGGGACGAAGATCGCCGCAGAGGGAGAGTTCCCCCACCGCCAGGATCTCGGCCGAAGCGAAGCGCTCGATCTGTTCGGAGGAGACCAAAAGACCGAGGGCGATGGGAAGATCGTAGAGCGCCCCTTCCTTACGGATCCCCGCGGGGGCGAGGTTGATGGTGATCCGCCGGGCCGGAAAATGGAAACCGCTGTTTTTAACGGCCGCGGCGACGCGCTCCCGCGCCTCCCGCACCGACGCGTCGGGGAGGCCGACCACGTGGAAGGAAGGGAGACCGCCCCCCAGATCCGCCTCGACGCGGACCAGATAGGCATCCACGCCGAGGAGGGCGCTAGAGATCGTGCAGGCCAGCATCGTCCGACCCGGGCCGTCCCGTTCGGCGGAAGGAGGGCCCCGTTTTACCGCCGCGTTCCCCGCCGCATCGCAAGGAGGAGCCCCCTCCCCAATCGCCGGCGCCCTTCCCCTCTCTCCCGAGATCCGGCGGGCGGGTCGGCCTCGGCGGCCGCTTCAACACCAAACGGAGTTCCCTTTCCCCGCACCATCCATCCGCGCTTTCACGGCGAAGATTCTCACCGCCGCCGTCACCGTTTGACTTGTCCGACCGCACCGGGTATCTTCCTCCTGTTCTCCATCACGAGTGGAAACGGATGAAACGCAGACTGTACGCGTCCATTCTCCTGATCTTTCTGATCGCACTCTTTTTGCGCGTACTTTTCCTCGTCCATCTTCATCCCCATCCCTATTTCGACAACCTGATGATCGACTCCGCCTCTTACGACAGATGGGCGGGAAGGATCGCCTCCGGAGACTTCCGGGGGGACGGGGTCTTCTACCAATCCCCTCTTTATCCTTACTTTCTGGGCGGTTTGTACGCGCTCTTCGGTAGAGATTTGACGGCCGTCCGCCTGGCCCAAGCGATCCTCGGCTCGATCACCTGCGTTCTCCTCTTCCTTCTCGCCCGGCGCGCTTTCTCCTCCGCCGCCGGCTACGCGGCGGGGCTGCTCGCCGCCGCATACGCCACCTTCCTCTTTCAGGACCTGATGCTCCTGAAGTCGGTGGTGATCTTCTTCTTCACCGCCCTCGCCTTTCTTCGCCTGCAAAGGTGGACGACCGACGAAAACCGTTTCACCCTCGCGCAGGGAGGATTCCTTCTCGGCGTCGCGGTCTGCGGCCGCGGAAACCTCCTCTTCCCCGCCGGGGCGATCCTCCTCTGGATCCTCGCGCGGGAGAGACGCCCCCTGTCCGGCGCGGCGCTCCGGAACGGCAGTCTCTTTCTCCTCGGCCTCGCCATCGCCGTCGCGCCCGTGACGGTCCGAAACCGGGTGGTGGGAGGCGACTGGGTGCTCACCGAGTCGGACGCGGGGATCAACGTCTTCGTCGGTAACAATCCCGCCGCCACCGGCATTCACACCCCGCCGGCGAGCATCCGGACGGTGCCGGAACACGAAGAGGAAGACGCCCGTCGCTTCGCCGAGTCCCGAATGGGACGCCCCCTTCACCCCTCAGAGGTTTCCCGCTTCTGGATCAGCGGCGCCCTCCGTTTCATCCGCTCCGATCCGGCCGCCTGGAGCCGACTCGTTTTACGCAAGGCGTTACTCGCCTGGAACGGATACGAGGTGCCGGACAATTACGACCAGCAGTATTTCGCCCGCGTCTCCCCCCTCTTCCACGGGTGGCTTCTCTCCTTCCACATCCTCGCGCCGCTCGGTCTTCTCGGCATGGTTCTCACTCTCCGTCGCTGGCGAACCGTCGGATTTCTTCACGCCTACACGCTCGCCTATTTCGTCTCCCTTCTCCTTCTCTATGTCACTTCACGCTACCGCCTCCCCATGGCTCTCGGCCTCGTCCCACTCTCGGGTTATGGCGCGGCGCGAACGGCCGCGGCGATCCGCCGCAAGGAATGGCGCTTCCTCCTCCCGGTTCTCCCTTCACTCCTCATCCTCTTCGCGCTCACGCACGTCCCCCTCTTCCCCTACCGGGGATTCGTCAAGCAGGAGACGGAGATCGCCACCTTCTACGCCAACCGGGGAAACACCGCCGCCGCGGAAGACGCGTTCCGGCGGGCCATCGCGGAAG
The sequence above is a segment of the Candidatus Eisenbacteria bacterium genome. Coding sequences within it:
- a CDS encoding glycosyltransferase family 39 protein encodes the protein MKRRLYASILLIFLIALFLRVLFLVHLHPHPYFDNLMIDSASYDRWAGRIASGDFRGDGVFYQSPLYPYFLGGLYALFGRDLTAVRLAQAILGSITCVLLFLLARRAFSSAAGYAAGLLAAAYATFLFQDLMLLKSVVIFFFTALAFLRLQRWTTDENRFTLAQGGFLLGVAVCGRGNLLFPAGAILLWILARERRPLSGAALRNGSLFLLGLAIAVAPVTVRNRVVGGDWVLTESDAGINVFVGNNPAATGIHTPPASIRTVPEHEEEDARRFAESRMGRPLHPSEVSRFWISGALRFIRSDPAAWSRLVLRKALLAWNGYEVPDNYDQQYFARVSPLFHGWLLSFHILAPLGLLGMVLTLRRWRTVGFLHAYTLAYFVSLLLLYVTSRYRLPMALGLVPLSGYGAARTAAAIRRKEWRFLLPVLPSLLILFALTHVPLFPYRGFVKQETEIATFYANRGNTAAAEDAFRRAIAEGSGSGMLHLVYLNQGFFYRDLGRTTEAEAAFRNALRENPSFRPARLELEKLLAGEDRDR